The following proteins are co-located in the candidate division KSB1 bacterium genome:
- a CDS encoding DUF2283 domain-containing protein → MANMTLEIKDYLQLIPAVKHAPEKYLWSSYDAEADVLYINFKKPSHATDSELTDNDIIIRYEKDKIIGLTILNASTR, encoded by the coding sequence ATGGCCAACATGACGCTCGAAATTAAAGATTATTTACAACTTATCCCTGCTGTAAAACATGCTCCTGAAAAATATCTATGGTCCTCTTACGATGCAGAAGCGGATGTGCTTTATATTAACTTCAAGAAACCCAGCCATGCTACTGACAGTGAATTGACGGATAATGATATTATTATTCGATATGAAAAAGATAAAATAATAGGTCTAACTATTTTGAATGCAAGTACACGTTAA